The following coding sequences lie in one Halorarum halophilum genomic window:
- a CDS encoding Gfo/Idh/MocA family protein yields MQEIGIIMNGVTGRMGTNQHLIRSILALRDEGGVELPTGERVIPNPVLVGRNERKLKALSEEHGVERWIADPDLETVLDGDDEIYFDSQVTPRRPNALLKAIEAGKDVYCEKPLAGDFDTALEVARKAKQSDVKHGIVQDKLWLPGLMKLQRLIDQDYFGEILSVRVEFGYWVFTGDVQPAQRPSWNYRAEDGGGIIDDMFSHWSYVIENLFGRVESVRCLEKTHIPRRVDENGEEYEATADDAAYAIMELEDDIVAQLNSSWTVRVNRDDLLEIKVDGTNGSAVAGLRDCKTQHHSNTPKPEWNPDTPNEHDFYDDWEGVPNNQEFENAFKIQWEQFIRHVVADEPFPWDFAAGARGVQLTEASYQSSDEQCRVALDELTI; encoded by the coding sequence ATGCAAGAGATTGGTATCATCATGAATGGCGTGACCGGCCGGATGGGAACGAATCAACACCTCATCCGATCTATTCTGGCCCTCCGAGACGAGGGCGGGGTCGAACTCCCCACTGGAGAGCGGGTGATCCCGAATCCGGTGTTGGTCGGCCGGAACGAGCGCAAACTCAAGGCCTTGAGCGAGGAACACGGTGTCGAGCGCTGGATCGCCGACCCCGACCTAGAGACAGTTCTCGACGGGGACGACGAGATTTACTTCGACTCGCAGGTCACCCCACGCCGTCCGAACGCACTCCTGAAAGCGATCGAGGCCGGGAAGGACGTGTACTGTGAAAAACCCCTGGCGGGAGATTTCGATACTGCCCTCGAAGTTGCCCGGAAGGCGAAGCAAAGTGATGTCAAACATGGTATTGTCCAAGACAAACTGTGGCTGCCCGGGCTGATGAAGCTCCAGCGGCTGATCGACCAGGACTACTTCGGCGAGATCCTCTCGGTGCGCGTCGAGTTCGGGTACTGGGTGTTTACTGGGGACGTCCAACCTGCACAGCGCCCATCTTGGAACTACCGCGCGGAGGACGGTGGCGGAATCATCGACGACATGTTCTCCCACTGGAGCTACGTCATCGAGAACCTCTTTGGCCGCGTGGAGTCGGTTCGCTGTCTGGAGAAGACTCATATCCCCCGACGCGTCGATGAGAACGGCGAGGAGTACGAAGCGACGGCCGACGACGCGGCCTACGCCATCATGGAACTCGAGGACGATATCGTGGCACAGCTCAACTCCTCGTGGACTGTGCGGGTCAATCGCGATGACCTCCTCGAAATCAAGGTCGACGGGACAAACGGGAGTGCCGTCGCTGGACTTCGTGATTGTAAGACCCAACACCACTCCAATACCCCAAAGCCGGAGTGGAACCCCGACACACCGAACGAACACGATTTCTACGACGACTGGGAAGGGGTGCCGAACAACCAGGAGTTCGAGAACGCGTTCAAAATCCAGTGGGAGCAGTTCATTCGCCACGTCGTCGCGGACGAGCCGTTCCCCTGGGATTTCGCTGCGGGCGCTAGGGGCGTCCAGCTTACCGAAGCGAGCTACCAGTCCTCGGACGAGCAGTGTCGTGTCGCACTCGACGAACTCACGATCTGA
- a CDS encoding Gfo/Idh/MocA family protein — MGVNIGYVGIDHHHRDPYFAVASGLDVTITAVCEPGRQVDVENVAAMDERPDEVTTEGQNVADLVAGASVYEDPHRLVADGDIDVVWITYRSDETPSIIESAVENSVHVISEKPIARTAADLETIAQRANEAGVTVSPTMYYRKNPVAMELRDRVRDGFFGDVWTVEGRFNASQLSYRNTDHYIYDEATSRGGALQWIGPHWVDMMPWVLDDPIAQVNAEFHEAADTDVDAGAVLQFKTEGGTLGTYHTGYYLSDRGKDTHLGLYGTDAQALTPLHHDSLQHEPTVPLELTSEKPDWSAAPTRTTEFEFSYDRFPAWGDFVQDYFEAYFEGYETGDVPATVDDAVQLLRVLDAAYESGDRGEWVEVSD, encoded by the coding sequence ATGGGTGTGAACATCGGTTATGTCGGTATCGACCATCACCACCGTGACCCGTACTTCGCTGTTGCGAGCGGCCTGGACGTCACAATCACCGCGGTGTGTGAGCCCGGCCGACAAGTGGACGTTGAGAACGTCGCTGCCATGGACGAACGACCAGACGAAGTCACCACCGAGGGACAGAACGTCGCCGATCTCGTGGCGGGTGCGTCGGTCTACGAGGACCCGCACCGCCTCGTCGCCGATGGGGACATCGACGTCGTCTGGATTACGTATCGTAGCGACGAGACGCCGTCGATCATCGAAAGTGCCGTCGAGAACAGCGTCCACGTCATCAGTGAGAAACCGATAGCACGGACCGCAGCCGACCTCGAAACGATTGCGCAGCGGGCGAACGAGGCAGGCGTCACCGTCTCGCCGACGATGTACTATCGAAAGAACCCCGTTGCGATGGAACTCCGTGACCGAGTCCGCGATGGCTTCTTCGGCGACGTGTGGACCGTTGAGGGGCGGTTCAACGCAAGCCAGCTCTCCTACCGGAACACCGACCACTACATCTACGACGAGGCGACCAGTCGCGGCGGCGCCCTCCAGTGGATCGGGCCGCACTGGGTCGACATGATGCCGTGGGTCCTCGATGATCCGATTGCCCAGGTGAACGCTGAGTTCCACGAGGCGGCGGATACCGACGTTGATGCGGGGGCCGTACTTCAGTTCAAGACCGAAGGTGGAACGCTCGGCACGTATCATACGGGGTATTACCTGAGCGACCGCGGCAAGGACACGCATCTCGGCCTCTACGGAACCGACGCCCAAGCTCTGACGCCGCTCCACCACGACTCCCTCCAGCACGAGCCGACGGTTCCGCTCGAACTCACGTCGGAGAAACCGGACTGGTCGGCAGCGCCAACGCGGACCACCGAGTTCGAGTTCTCCTACGACCGCTTCCCGGCCTGGGGTGACTTCGTCCAGGACTACTTCGAGGCGTACTTCGAGGGCTACGAGACGGGGGACGTGCCCGCGACGGTCGACGACGCGGTCCAGTTGCTCAGAGTCCTCGACGCGGCCTACGAGTCCGGCGACCGTGGCGAGTGGGTCGAAGTCTCGGACTAG
- a CDS encoding IclR family transcriptional regulator, protein MDNKDGPKTLQTTATSIEILNLLEAVDGARVSEIADQMETPKSTVHGHLATLKEKKFVIQRGDFYYLGPELLRLGNQVRTRQEGFVLAREFTERLFEEVELRSIFAVEMGGKAVFIHTASGSKMGWMHEQLGNRLYLHNTAVGKAILAEYPKSRVEQILDEWGMPAETENTITDRAALFDELAEVRDQGYAVNRAENIKELHGIGVAATRQSGEVIGGFSVTGPEHSFTGSNREGQLADRVTEIINEYELELALA, encoded by the coding sequence ATGGACAACAAAGACGGACCGAAGACACTGCAGACGACGGCGACGTCGATAGAGATTCTCAATCTGCTTGAAGCAGTCGATGGTGCGAGGGTCTCCGAGATCGCCGATCAGATGGAGACCCCAAAGAGCACTGTTCACGGTCACCTCGCGACGCTTAAGGAGAAAAAGTTCGTAATTCAGCGAGGTGATTTCTACTATCTCGGCCCCGAACTCCTGCGCTTGGGCAATCAGGTCCGGACCCGGCAGGAGGGATTCGTCCTAGCACGCGAGTTCACGGAGCGACTGTTCGAAGAAGTCGAACTTCGATCCATCTTTGCAGTAGAGATGGGTGGAAAAGCAGTTTTCATTCATACTGCGTCGGGAAGCAAAATGGGATGGATGCATGAACAGTTAGGAAACCGCCTGTACCTCCACAACACTGCTGTTGGGAAGGCGATACTCGCTGAGTATCCCAAATCGAGAGTCGAACAGATCCTCGATGAATGGGGGATGCCGGCGGAAACTGAGAACACTATCACTGACCGAGCGGCCTTATTCGACGAACTCGCTGAAGTCCGCGACCAGGGGTACGCCGTCAATCGCGCAGAGAACATCAAAGAACTACATGGAATTGGTGTCGCCGCGACCAGACAATCGGGAGAAGTGATTGGTGGATTCAGCGTCACCGGTCCGGAGCACTCGTTTACCGGCTCGAACAGGGAGGGACAACTTGCGGACAGGGTGACGGAGATAATCAACGAGTACGAACTTGAACTAGCACTCGCGTGA
- a CDS encoding ABC transporter substrate-binding protein produces MPDRESSSAEEQIVDDLDGLLPGSIDRRKFLHGSLSSLGAVMFAGCMGGGGGNGGGNGGGNGGGNGNAEVFTTPWKQEPSWGHAHVAEGRGYWEDAGVPNIDATRGNGSDTEAQNIGVGNKQMGISSMPTALSVYPETEDTEALDMSIVGLARGRPLLSLIWRKDQMKNREDIAGKSILAASGFAAATSDVYPNLVGVDPSEVDMQEGTEEVAAPKLANNEVQAIWGSIDLLPAYQEEVDAELGVTPLTAFGAFPGFPIWVNNSWYENKENNVEFMSKVLTGYFKALKWGLLNQGEYLDYLKNEVNPNLQTWTDEELQGQHAVNCAQAITLDMKDEGLGYFTEDGVSFVLENAGSALVDNPDALPSASELVDRRAYEQSEKVTFTEDEWNQLSETAGEVWNLFEEAESGN; encoded by the coding sequence ATGCCCGACCGAGAATCGAGTTCGGCGGAAGAACAGATAGTTGACGACCTTGATGGCCTGCTTCCGGGAAGCATTGATCGGCGGAAATTCCTCCACGGCTCGCTAAGCTCCCTTGGTGCTGTAATGTTCGCCGGCTGCATGGGCGGCGGCGGTGGAAACGGGGGCGGCAACGGGGGCGGCAATGGCGGCGGTAATGGCAACGCTGAGGTTTTCACGACACCGTGGAAGCAAGAACCCTCGTGGGGTCACGCACACGTTGCAGAAGGTCGTGGGTACTGGGAGGACGCCGGCGTTCCCAACATCGACGCGACGCGGGGCAACGGGTCGGACACTGAGGCCCAGAACATCGGTGTTGGCAACAAGCAGATGGGAATCAGTTCCATGCCGACGGCGCTGAGCGTCTATCCAGAAACCGAGGACACCGAGGCACTGGACATGTCGATCGTAGGGCTGGCTCGGGGGCGACCGCTTCTGTCGCTCATCTGGCGCAAGGACCAGATGAAAAACAGGGAGGACATCGCCGGGAAATCTATCCTCGCGGCATCCGGGTTCGCGGCGGCAACCTCGGACGTCTACCCCAATCTAGTTGGCGTTGACCCAAGCGAAGTGGATATGCAGGAGGGGACGGAGGAGGTCGCTGCCCCCAAACTAGCCAACAATGAAGTCCAGGCCATCTGGGGGTCCATCGACCTGCTTCCCGCCTACCAAGAGGAAGTGGACGCCGAACTCGGTGTAACCCCGCTGACGGCCTTCGGTGCGTTCCCTGGCTTCCCAATTTGGGTCAACAACAGCTGGTACGAGAACAAGGAGAACAACGTAGAGTTCATGTCGAAGGTCCTGACCGGGTACTTCAAGGCCCTAAAGTGGGGGCTGCTGAACCAGGGCGAGTATCTCGACTACCTCAAAAACGAGGTTAACCCCAACCTCCAGACCTGGACCGACGAGGAACTCCAAGGCCAGCACGCGGTGAACTGCGCCCAAGCGATCACGCTGGACATGAAGGACGAGGGGCTCGGCTACTTCACCGAGGACGGCGTATCGTTCGTTCTCGAGAACGCCGGGTCAGCCCTGGTCGACAACCCCGACGCACTCCCGTCCGCGAGCGAGCTTGTCGACAGGCGCGCGTACGAACAATCGGAGAAAGTGACGTTTACCGAGGATGAGTGGAACCAGCTATCCGAAACCGCCGGCGAAGTGTGGAATCTCTTTGAGGAGGCCGAATCTGGGAACTGA
- a CDS encoding ABC transporter ATP-binding protein yields the protein MSNELAPESQAGDTTSAENTISFSGVDKVYGADEAAEESVTALKDIDLDISRGEFVSVVGPSGCGKTTLLHLAAGLLEATDGAVKINGVDVQSPDHERKEVGLVFQHPVALEWRTVLKNIMLPIQILRENGAIEGDMSEYRERAEELISLVGLEGFGDSYPNELSGGMQQRVTISQALIYNPSVLLMDEPFGSLDAMTKDELNLELLRIWRETEKTVLFITHDLDEAVFLSDRVIVLSPRPGQVADVIDIDLDRPRTDDTRGSERFVELSAKLHQHFKSLR from the coding sequence ATGAGTAACGAGTTAGCACCGGAGTCCCAGGCGGGCGACACGACGTCTGCGGAGAACACGATCTCATTTAGCGGTGTTGACAAGGTGTACGGTGCCGACGAGGCGGCTGAGGAGTCAGTGACGGCACTCAAAGACATCGACCTGGATATCTCACGTGGTGAATTCGTATCCGTGGTCGGCCCCTCGGGCTGTGGGAAGACGACGTTATTGCATCTTGCCGCGGGCCTCTTGGAAGCCACGGATGGGGCCGTCAAAATCAACGGCGTCGACGTGCAGAGTCCCGATCACGAGCGAAAGGAAGTAGGGCTCGTGTTCCAGCATCCGGTCGCCCTGGAATGGCGGACCGTGCTGAAGAACATCATGCTCCCGATTCAGATCCTGAGAGAGAACGGGGCGATAGAGGGGGACATGTCCGAGTATCGGGAGCGCGCCGAGGAACTCATCTCCCTCGTGGGGCTCGAAGGGTTCGGTGACTCGTATCCAAACGAGCTGTCCGGCGGGATGCAACAGCGAGTCACGATCAGCCAGGCGCTGATTTACAATCCCTCTGTCCTGCTGATGGACGAACCGTTCGGGTCGCTGGACGCGATGACGAAGGACGAACTCAACCTCGAACTGCTACGAATCTGGCGCGAGACAGAGAAGACGGTCCTGTTCATCACGCACGACCTAGACGAGGCCGTGTTCCTCTCGGATCGGGTTATCGTTCTCTCCCCCCGACCGGGCCAGGTCGCCGACGTCATCGACATCGACCTCGACCGTCCGCGAACTGATGACACGAGGGGATCGGAACGCTTCGTTGAACTGTCGGCCAAACTCCATCAGCACTTCAAGAGTCTACGATGA
- a CDS encoding ABC transporter permease, with protein MIGSAVRKIGDGMPEAGRFTVEDSRRTRWTLSAIGMLLVLGLWELTTTVLELNPKYFPGPTEVLNELVRIWPAITSALPNTLSAAITGYLIALALSIAIAIPLAANERVLNALMPFIIGTNTVPRIAMTPLVIYWVSFVTVSGLYLANYVMAVWVAFFPMLIAALDGFRSTDEATENMLQLYGATTWQEFKYVRFKQGLPFIFDGMKIGFVLAMIGAVVGEFVSGTFGIGSQAASAIGRTSVSRAFAIVLVLGFISTGVVLIIYMIESRFLFWRESSIMGEG; from the coding sequence ATGATCGGAAGTGCCGTTCGCAAAATAGGCGACGGGATGCCGGAGGCCGGTCGGTTTACGGTCGAAGACTCCCGGCGAACCCGCTGGACGCTGTCCGCCATTGGCATGCTCCTCGTGCTTGGGCTCTGGGAGCTGACCACGACCGTCCTCGAACTCAATCCGAAGTACTTCCCGGGCCCGACCGAGGTGCTGAACGAACTCGTGCGAATCTGGCCTGCGATCACGAGTGCGCTGCCAAACACGCTCTCGGCGGCCATCACAGGGTATCTCATCGCACTCGCGCTGTCCATCGCTATCGCGATTCCGCTCGCCGCCAACGAACGGGTCCTGAACGCCCTGATGCCGTTTATCATCGGGACGAACACCGTCCCGCGTATTGCGATGACTCCGCTTGTCATCTACTGGGTTAGCTTCGTCACGGTCTCCGGTCTCTATCTCGCGAACTACGTTATGGCGGTCTGGGTGGCGTTCTTCCCAATGTTGATCGCTGCACTCGATGGATTCAGAAGCACCGACGAGGCGACGGAGAACATGCTCCAACTGTACGGCGCAACGACGTGGCAGGAGTTCAAGTACGTCCGCTTCAAGCAAGGGCTCCCGTTCATCTTCGACGGAATGAAGATTGGATTCGTGCTGGCGATGATCGGTGCAGTCGTCGGCGAATTCGTCAGCGGGACATTTGGCATTGGGTCACAGGCGGCCTCCGCGATTGGTCGCACGAGTGTCTCACGGGCGTTCGCCATCGTCCTCGTACTGGGATTCATCAGCACTGGCGTCGTGCTCATCATCTACATGATCGAGAGCCGCTTCCTCTTCTGGCGCGAATCGTCGATCATGGGGGAGGGCTAA
- a CDS encoding ABC transporter permease — MSRVPAHRSAKTKQWIKRQIPTVATGIGFLLLWELVARVIGNNRIFATIPYTLKQTLERSDTVVVRVMETFTSVFVAFILAVCLGVVLGMVVAELYTIRQMTMPLIIFAYAVPHPVLAPMFIIWFLIGGDITLLTFQNPAAYVLGSEMVRESTLSLAIDGVSTFGAWVGFFPVFLSTITGMNALEERFQHLGAVLGASRWQMVKYFRFWRAMPNITSSIKSTVQLSIVGVIVAEFIASSSGIGYQIVLAWKNAALGYMFGVVIVIMLGSYLFYQIAVWTLKAVTPPGSV, encoded by the coding sequence ATGTCGAGAGTGCCAGCCCACCGATCCGCGAAGACAAAGCAGTGGATCAAGCGACAGATACCGACCGTCGCCACGGGGATCGGGTTCCTCCTTCTGTGGGAACTCGTCGCCCGCGTAATCGGCAACAATCGGATTTTCGCGACTATTCCCTACACCCTGAAACAGACGCTCGAGCGGAGTGACACTGTCGTCGTTCGGGTGATGGAGACCTTCACGTCCGTGTTCGTCGCGTTCATCCTCGCTGTCTGCCTCGGTGTGGTTCTGGGGATGGTGGTCGCCGAGCTCTACACCATCAGGCAGATGACGATGCCACTCATCATCTTCGCGTACGCAGTTCCCCACCCAGTCCTCGCACCGATGTTCATCATTTGGTTCCTCATCGGCGGGGATATCACGCTTCTCACGTTTCAGAATCCCGCCGCATACGTGCTCGGCTCCGAAATGGTCAGAGAGTCGACGCTGAGTCTGGCGATCGACGGTGTCTCTACCTTCGGTGCATGGGTTGGGTTCTTCCCGGTCTTCCTCAGCACGATCACCGGGATGAACGCGCTAGAGGAGCGATTCCAACACCTGGGCGCCGTCCTGGGTGCCTCGAGATGGCAGATGGTCAAGTACTTCCGGTTCTGGCGTGCCATGCCGAACATTACGAGCAGCATCAAATCGACCGTCCAGCTCTCCATCGTGGGAGTAATCGTCGCGGAGTTTATCGCGTCTTCATCCGGGATCGGATATCAGATCGTCTTGGCGTGGAAAAACGCGGCACTCGGCTACATGTTCGGGGTCGTCATCGTCATCATGCTCGGCTCCTACCTGTTCTACCAGATTGCCGTGTGGACGCTCAAGGCTGTGACGCCGCCGGGGTCGGTTTAA